A section of the Telopea speciosissima isolate NSW1024214 ecotype Mountain lineage chromosome 3, Tspe_v1, whole genome shotgun sequence genome encodes:
- the LOC122656034 gene encoding BTB/POZ domain-containing protein NPY1-like isoform X1: MKFMKLGSKPDAFQADGNCIRYVASELATDVAIIVGEVKFYLHKFPLLSKSNRLQKLVLRANEENTNEVCMVDFPGGPKAFEICAKFCYGMTVTLNAYNVVAARCAADYLEMTEDADRGNLIFKIEVFLNSSVFRSWKDSIIVLQTTKSLLPWSEDLKVVGRCIDSIASKTSVDPSNVTWSYTYNRKLAVADQICENGIRLQKKFQSVPKDWWVEDICELDIDLYKRVMVAVKSKGRMSADVIAEALKAYAIRWLPDSVDALVSYDYALKSRSLVETIIWLLPSDKGSECLCSFLLKLLKVAILVGAGDAQKEELLKRISWQLDEATVNDLLIPAQPPDTTIYDVKLVQNIVNRFVMQARRTQNLDFVDKHEKVSDDFVLGRGSWLNVGKLIDGYLAEIASEPNLPVSSFVDLSQLIPESARPIHDGLYKAIDIYLKEHPNLMKIEKKKICGLMDVKKLSMDGCMHAAQNECLPLRVVVQVLFFEQVRAAAGGLNAPQNVSRASSRSTTNTEEWEKTAPEDCKSLEKQMSQMKICDNECQKNREKKDKGSKNKGGGVLLPSRSRRFFDKLWVGVTGLGENRSSETSGSSQSPTSLNPGETRSSGSSSRHRRHSVS, translated from the exons ATGAAGTTTATGAAGTTAGGATCAAAGCCGGATGCATTTCAAGCTGATGGCAACTGTATCAG GTATGTAGCATCTGAGCTGGCTACTGATGTTGCCATAATTGTTggggaagtgaaattttatcTGCACAAG TTTCCTCTGTTGTCCAAAAGCAATCGTTTGCAAAAGCTTGTACTGAGAGCCAATGAGGAAAACACCAATGAAGTCTGCATGGTTGATTTTCCCGGTGGACCAAAGGCCTTCGAGATATGTGCCAAATTCTGCTATGGTATGACTGTCACCCTCAATGCTTACAATGTTGTTGCTGCTCGATGTGCAGCAGACTATCTTGAGATGACAGAGGATGCTGATCGTGGAAAcctaatttttaaaattgaggTTTTCCTAAATTCGAGTGTCTTCCGCAGTTGGAAAGATTCTATTATTGTCCTTCAGACTACCAAGTCTCTTCTACCATGGTCTGAGGATTTGAAGGTAGTTGGAAGATGCATAGATTCTATTGCTTCTAAAACCTCAGTTGATCCGTCAAATGTCACTTGGTCATACACCTATAACCGGAAGTTAGCAGTGGCAGATCAGATTTGTGAGAATGGGATAAGATTACAAAAGAAATTTCAATCTGTTCCCAAAGACTGGTGGGTCGAAGATATATGTGAATTGGATATTGATCTTTACAAGCGAGTGATGGTTGCTGTAAAGTCAAAGGGGAGAATGTCTGCTGATGTGATTGCTGAAGCACTCAAGGCATATGCTATCAGATGGCTGCCGGACTCGGTTGATGCTCTGGTTTCTTATGACTATGCCCTGAAGAGTAGGTCTTTGGTTGAAACCATCATCTGGTTATTGCCTTCTGACAAGGGTTCTGAATGTTTGTGTAGTTTCCTACTGAAGTTGTTGAAAGTTGCCATCCTGGTCGGAGCTGGTGATGCACAAAAGGAAGAGCTTTTGAAGAGAATCAGTTGGCAGTTGGATGAAGCTACTGTAAATGATCTACTGATTCCGGCACAGCCACCAGATACTACCATTTATGACGTGAAGCTGGTGCAGAACATTGTGAATCGGTTTGTAATGCAAGCCCGACGTACTCAGAATTTGGATTTTGTTGACAAACATGAGAAGGTTTCAGATGATTTTGTGTTAGGGAGAGGGTCCTGGCTGAATGTTGGCAAACTGATTGATGGGTATCTTGCTGAAATTGCCTCTGAACCAAATCTTCCTGTCTCTAGCTTCGTTGATCTCTCACAATTGATTCCAGAATCAGCTAGACCAATTCATGATGGATTATACAAGGCCATAGACATCTACCTGAAG GAGCACCCTAATTTGATGAAaatcgagaagaagaagatttgtgGACTAATGGATGTTAAAAAGTTGTCAATGGATGGATGCATGCATGCAGCACAAAATGAATGTCTCCCACTTCGTGTGGTGGTCCAGGTCCTCTTCTTTGAGCAGGTCAGGGCAGCTGCTGGGGGCCTTAATGCCCCACAAAATGTTTCTCGTGCTAGTTCACGTTCTACTACAAACACTGAAGAATGGGAGAAGACAGCGCCAGAGGACTGCAAATCACTCGAGAAACAGATGAGCCAAATGAAGATCTGTGACAATGAGTGCCAGAAAAATAGGGAGAAGAAAGACAAAGGCAGCAAAAACAAAGGTGGAGGTGTGTTGCTTCCATCACGATCAAGAAGATTCTTTGACAAGTTGTGGGTTGGGGTTACAGGGCTTGGTGAGAACAGGAGCTCTGAGACATCAGGGAGTTCTCAGAGCCCAACTTCACTGAATCCTGGGGAGACCAgatcatctggttcctcctcaagACACAGAAGGCATTCTGTATCTTGA
- the LOC122656034 gene encoding BTB/POZ domain-containing protein NPY1-like isoform X2, translating into MKFMKLGSKPDAFQADGDCIRYVASELATDVAIIVGEVKFYLHKFPLLSKSNRLQKLVLRANEENTNEVCMVDFPGGPKAFEICAKFCYGMTVTLNAYNVVAARCAADYLEMTEDADRGNLIFKIEVFLNSSVFRSWKDSIIVLQTTKSLLPWSEDLKVVGRCIDSIASKTSVDPSNVTWSYTYNRKLAVADQICENGIRLQKKFQSVPKDWWVEDICELDIDLYKRVMVAVKSKGRMSADVIAEALKAYAIRWLPDSVDALVSYDYALKSRSLVETIIWLLPSDKGSECLCSFLLKLLKVAILVGAGDAQKEELLKRISWQLDEATVNDLLIPAQPPDTTIYDVKLVQNIVNRFVMQARRTQNLDFVDKHEKVSDDFVLGRGSWLNVGKLIDGYLAEIASEPNLPVSSFVDLSQLIPESARPIHDGLYKAIDIYLKEHPNLMKIEKKKICGLMDVKKLSMDGCMHAAQNECLPLRVVVQVLFFEQVRAAAGGLNAPQNVSRASSRSTTNTEEWEKTAPEDCKSLEKQMSQMKICDNECQKNREKKDKGSKNKGGGVLLPSRSRRFFDKLWVGVTGLGENRSSETSGSSQSPTSLNPGETRSSGSSSRHRRHSVS; encoded by the exons ATGAAGTTTATGAAGTTAGGATCAAAGCCGGATGCATTTCAAGCTGATGGCGACTGTATCAG GTATGTAGCATCTGAGCTGGCTACTGATGTTGCCATAATTGTTggggaagtgaaattttatcTGCACAAG TTTCCTCTGTTGTCCAAAAGCAATCGTTTGCAAAAGCTTGTACTGAGAGCCAATGAGGAAAACACCAATGAAGTCTGCATGGTTGATTTTCCCGGTGGACCAAAGGCCTTCGAGATATGTGCCAAATTCTGCTATGGTATGACTGTCACCCTCAATGCTTACAATGTTGTTGCTGCTCGATGTGCAGCAGACTATCTTGAGATGACAGAGGATGCTGATCGTGGAAAcctaatttttaaaattgaggTTTTCCTAAATTCGAGTGTCTTCCGCAGTTGGAAAGATTCTATTATTGTCCTTCAGACTACCAAGTCTCTTCTACCATGGTCTGAGGATTTGAAGGTAGTTGGAAGATGCATAGATTCTATTGCTTCTAAAACCTCAGTTGATCCGTCAAATGTCACTTGGTCATACACCTATAACCGGAAGTTAGCAGTGGCAGATCAGATTTGTGAGAATGGGATAAGATTACAAAAGAAATTTCAATCTGTTCCCAAAGACTGGTGGGTCGAAGATATATGTGAATTGGATATTGATCTTTACAAGCGAGTGATGGTTGCTGTAAAGTCAAAGGGGAGAATGTCTGCTGATGTGATTGCTGAAGCACTCAAGGCATATGCTATCAGATGGCTGCCGGACTCGGTTGATGCTCTGGTTTCTTATGACTATGCCCTGAAGAGTAGGTCTTTGGTTGAAACCATCATCTGGTTATTGCCTTCTGACAAGGGTTCTGAATGTTTGTGTAGTTTCCTACTGAAGTTGTTGAAAGTTGCCATCCTGGTCGGAGCTGGTGATGCACAAAAGGAAGAGCTTTTGAAGAGAATCAGTTGGCAGTTGGATGAAGCTACTGTAAATGATCTACTGATTCCGGCACAGCCACCAGATACTACCATTTATGACGTGAAGCTGGTGCAGAACATTGTGAATCGGTTTGTAATGCAAGCCCGACGTACTCAGAATTTGGATTTTGTTGACAAACATGAGAAGGTTTCAGATGATTTTGTGTTAGGGAGAGGGTCCTGGCTGAATGTTGGCAAACTGATTGATGGGTATCTTGCTGAAATTGCCTCTGAACCAAATCTTCCTGTCTCTAGCTTCGTTGATCTCTCACAATTGATTCCAGAATCAGCTAGACCAATTCATGATGGATTATACAAGGCCATAGACATCTACCTGAAG GAGCACCCTAATTTGATGAAaatcgagaagaagaagatttgtgGACTAATGGATGTTAAAAAGTTGTCAATGGATGGATGCATGCATGCAGCACAAAATGAATGTCTCCCACTTCGTGTGGTGGTCCAGGTCCTCTTCTTTGAGCAGGTCAGGGCAGCTGCTGGGGGCCTTAATGCCCCACAAAATGTTTCTCGTGCTAGTTCACGTTCTACTACAAACACTGAAGAATGGGAGAAGACAGCGCCAGAGGACTGCAAATCACTCGAGAAACAGATGAGCCAAATGAAGATCTGTGACAATGAGTGCCAGAAAAATAGGGAGAAGAAAGACAAAGGCAGCAAAAACAAAGGTGGAGGTGTGTTGCTTCCATCACGATCAAGAAGATTCTTTGACAAGTTGTGGGTTGGGGTTACAGGGCTTGGTGAGAACAGGAGCTCTGAGACATCAGGGAGTTCTCAGAGCCCAACTTCACTGAATCCTGGGGAGACCAgatcatctggttcctcctcaagACACAGAAGGCATTCTGTATCTTGA